The genomic DNA ATATGTGACGAAGGCCTGAGTCGTGACCACCCGTTCGCCGGTCATCGGATTTTCGGCCTGAACCTCGACCCCAACTTCCAAAGAGGTTCGTCCCGTGTAATTCACCTGGGATTTAAGAACCATGATGTGACCGATCTTGGCCGGAGCCAAAAAATCGACTCGATCGAAAGAAGCCGTAACACAGAGCCCTTGAATATGTCTCATCGCCGCCACGGCGCCGGCGATGTCGATCCACTGCATGACCTTTCCGCCGAAGACCGTTCCGTGGGGATTGGTATCGCCGGGAAGGACCTGCTGCACCATCTCGACCTGTGAAATTCGCGGGGGTTTTCCCTTCATTTTGG from Bdellovibrionota bacterium includes the following:
- a CDS encoding acyl-CoA thioesterase; amino-acid sequence: MKGKPPRISQVEMVQQVLPGDTNPHGTVFGGKVMQWIDIAGAVAAMRHIQGLCVTASFDRVDFLAPAKIGHIMVLKSQVNYTGRTSLEVGVEVQAENPMTGERVVTTQAFVTY